In one Zobellia galactanivorans genomic region, the following are encoded:
- a CDS encoding TIM-barrel domain-containing protein, which yields MIKFFLPLTFLIVLLSCTNTEKPLSNDLVKANWQETLPGIWKTVINKGETYNFIDQAPVAPKVEAIKKLGNSGFPLDKSSIEIKVINGKTYISLPLKKEEQIYGLGLNFKSLDQVGKVKRLHVDHYNHRDDGRTHAPVPFYVSSLGYGVFINSAQYIDVYVGTGVKKDNPDAPKPRDRNTDPNWESNPYSNAVEILIPSDKAEILVFEGETPMKVVQRFNLFFGGGVIPPKWGLGFWQRTPTLYNNKEVMKEISDFKEKNFPLDVIGLEPGWHSKSYPCTFEWDAERFPNPSQFINQVDNESVKLNLWCNPYVSPSSSMYDKLMPLSGSHKVWGGIVPDLNMEEARNIYGDHIMKNQISLGISGFKVDEVDGFDYWLWPDVATFPSGVSAEQTRQTYGLKFMDMVTDLYRKQNTRTYGLARANNAGGVAMPYALYNDQYAHQDFIAGLANSGFNGVLWEPEVRESDSAEEWLRRMQTSCLSPMAMINAWGSGTKPWSFPEVYEACQEIAYLRMQLLPYLYSSFSRYYFEGIPPFRAMALEDSYNSERKLIKKELDHTDNPYQQALLKENLTQYMMGDNIMVAPMFTGMKEREVILPKGRWFNFYTGSFMGDGEVITVAPPVNQIPLFVRDGGIIPMIPPIRQTSEWKEGTPLTLRVYGNAPAEFILYDDDGKSYDFEKGKYTTKLLKADKGVGQIKDLQNNSSWTYGEIHWEFMTKTNVPIK from the coding sequence ATGATAAAATTTTTCCTGCCCCTTACTTTTTTAATCGTTCTACTTTCATGTACCAATACAGAAAAACCACTAAGCAATGACCTCGTAAAGGCTAATTGGCAGGAGACTTTACCTGGCATCTGGAAAACCGTAATAAACAAAGGTGAAACTTATAACTTTATTGACCAAGCCCCGGTTGCACCAAAGGTAGAAGCTATCAAGAAACTTGGCAACTCAGGCTTCCCCCTAGATAAGTCTTCAATTGAAATAAAGGTAATAAATGGTAAAACTTATATAAGTCTTCCGTTAAAAAAGGAGGAACAAATATATGGACTAGGGCTAAACTTTAAAAGTCTTGATCAAGTGGGTAAAGTGAAACGCTTACATGTAGATCATTATAACCATAGAGATGATGGTAGAACACATGCACCTGTTCCATTTTATGTTTCATCACTAGGGTATGGGGTCTTTATAAACTCTGCTCAGTATATAGATGTTTATGTGGGCACCGGTGTAAAAAAAGACAATCCTGATGCTCCTAAACCTAGGGACAGAAACACTGACCCCAACTGGGAGTCAAACCCATATTCCAATGCGGTGGAGATTCTTATACCATCAGACAAAGCAGAAATTCTTGTTTTTGAAGGGGAAACGCCAATGAAAGTTGTCCAGAGATTTAATCTTTTCTTTGGAGGTGGTGTTATCCCCCCAAAATGGGGATTGGGTTTTTGGCAACGCACGCCAACATTATATAACAACAAGGAAGTAATGAAAGAAATTAGTGATTTTAAGGAAAAGAACTTCCCGTTGGATGTAATTGGATTAGAACCAGGATGGCATAGTAAATCTTACCCTTGTACCTTTGAGTGGGACGCAGAAAGGTTTCCGAATCCCTCCCAATTCATAAACCAAGTGGACAATGAAAGCGTCAAACTTAACCTTTGGTGCAATCCATATGTATCTCCATCATCTTCCATGTACGATAAGCTCATGCCTTTAAGCGGTTCCCATAAGGTATGGGGTGGAATTGTTCCTGATCTTAATATGGAAGAAGCCAGGAACATTTACGGTGACCATATAATGAAAAACCAGATATCCCTTGGTATCAGCGGTTTTAAAGTAGATGAGGTAGACGGATTCGATTATTGGCTATGGCCAGATGTTGCCACATTCCCTTCAGGTGTTTCTGCAGAACAAACACGGCAAACCTATGGGCTTAAATTTATGGATATGGTCACCGATCTTTATAGAAAACAAAATACCCGTACCTATGGGCTGGCAAGAGCCAATAATGCAGGTGGTGTAGCTATGCCCTATGCTTTGTACAATGATCAATATGCCCATCAAGATTTTATTGCGGGTTTGGCCAATTCTGGTTTTAATGGTGTGCTATGGGAACCAGAGGTTAGGGAGTCCGATTCCGCGGAAGAATGGCTCAGAAGAATGCAGACCAGTTGTTTATCTCCCATGGCAATGATCAACGCTTGGGGCTCGGGCACCAAACCTTGGTCCTTCCCTGAAGTATACGAGGCATGTCAGGAAATTGCGTACTTAAGAATGCAATTGCTTCCATATCTCTATAGTTCGTTTTCACGTTACTATTTTGAAGGAATTCCCCCTTTTAGGGCAATGGCTTTAGAAGACAGTTATAATAGCGAACGTAAACTAATAAAAAAAGAATTAGATCATACAGACAATCCGTACCAGCAAGCTTTATTAAAAGAAAACCTTACCCAATACATGATGGGAGATAATATTATGGTAGCCCCAATGTTTACAGGCATGAAAGAACGGGAAGTAATATTACCAAAAGGGCGCTGGTTCAATTTTTACACGGGTAGCTTCATGGGAGATGGCGAAGTGATTACCGTAGCTCCCCCTGTAAACCAAATTCCTTTGTTTGTGCGCGATGGAGGCATTATTCCAATGATTCCGCCAATAAGGCAAACATCTGAATGGAAAGAAGGCACTCCCCTAACGCTTAGAGTGTATGGTAATGCCCCTGCAGAGTTCATTCTATATGATGATGATGGTAAAAGTTATGATTTTGAAAAAGGAAAGTATACAACAAAACTGCTTAAAGCGGATAAAGGTGTCGGACAGATAAAAGACCTTCAAAATAATAGTTCTTGGACATATGGAGAAATACACTGGGAATTTATGACAAAGACCAATGTACCTATCAAATAA
- a CDS encoding alpha-L-fucosidase has product MNSKYHLFALLLVQALIGPKSAFAQEIDFKPTYESLKQYTTPEWFRDAKFGIWSHWGPQSVPERGDWYARFMYLQGVLDWGEKFDVNESHTKRYGHPSEFGYKDLIPLFTAEKWNPEKLMELYQKAGARYFVSMGQHHDNFDMWNSKLQPWNSVNMGPKRDIVKEWQDAAKKNGMPFGVSFHGEAAWTFFESSRLSDHKGPFQGVPYDGWQTKEDGKGKWWEGYDPRDLYGQPHKPKLPANVKYAEEVVEEGEPPSDAFLDNFIGRVYDVLDQYHPELIYFDSGHFPAGKARGTKLIADFYNMSQKWNKGINQAVVNAKHLTDEEQQMFMLDFENTHSSEVRKLPWQTDIGFDGWFYLEKEKEDYLPTQDVIHTLADIVSKNGNMLLNITQSANGEIHPYAYQFLKEMTQWMAINSEGIHGTRPWIKFGEGPSRIEGEKDIEHESIDYSSKDFRFTTKGNVLYAILMKYPESKKEISITSLSKNEILWFGDIGNVSLLGHKGNLKWKRTANGLVVSLPEKAPCDYAYVIKISSSKKSG; this is encoded by the coding sequence ATGAACTCAAAATATCACCTATTTGCTTTGCTACTAGTGCAAGCTTTGATAGGTCCAAAATCAGCCTTCGCACAAGAGATCGATTTTAAACCTACCTACGAATCACTAAAACAGTACACTACCCCAGAATGGTTTAGAGATGCAAAATTTGGTATTTGGTCACATTGGGGCCCTCAGTCAGTGCCAGAAAGGGGAGATTGGTATGCACGGTTCATGTATTTACAGGGAGTACTGGATTGGGGAGAAAAATTTGATGTCAATGAATCCCATACAAAGCGATATGGACATCCATCAGAATTTGGATATAAAGATTTAATCCCTTTATTCACCGCGGAGAAATGGAACCCTGAAAAATTGATGGAATTGTATCAAAAAGCTGGTGCTAGATATTTTGTATCCATGGGACAACATCATGACAATTTTGATATGTGGAACTCCAAATTGCAACCGTGGAATTCCGTTAATATGGGCCCTAAACGAGATATTGTAAAAGAATGGCAAGATGCTGCCAAAAAAAATGGAATGCCTTTTGGGGTTTCTTTTCATGGCGAAGCTGCTTGGACCTTTTTTGAATCTTCCAGATTGTCCGACCACAAGGGTCCTTTCCAAGGAGTACCGTATGACGGCTGGCAAACAAAAGAAGATGGTAAAGGAAAATGGTGGGAAGGTTATGACCCTCGTGACTTATATGGGCAGCCACATAAGCCTAAACTACCTGCAAATGTTAAATATGCTGAAGAAGTTGTGGAGGAAGGGGAACCACCATCCGACGCTTTTTTGGATAATTTTATAGGTAGGGTGTATGATGTTCTGGACCAATACCATCCAGAACTTATTTATTTTGATAGTGGGCATTTCCCAGCAGGAAAAGCACGTGGTACCAAATTGATAGCCGACTTTTATAATATGTCTCAAAAATGGAACAAGGGGATAAACCAAGCGGTAGTAAATGCAAAACATTTGACCGATGAGGAACAACAAATGTTTATGCTGGACTTTGAGAATACGCATAGTAGTGAAGTCCGCAAATTACCGTGGCAAACGGATATTGGCTTTGATGGATGGTTTTATCTTGAAAAAGAAAAAGAAGACTATTTACCTACACAAGACGTAATACACACACTTGCAGATATTGTTAGTAAAAATGGTAATATGCTTCTTAATATTACACAATCCGCAAATGGAGAAATTCACCCATACGCTTATCAATTTTTAAAAGAAATGACCCAATGGATGGCTATAAATTCAGAAGGCATCCATGGAACAAGGCCCTGGATAAAATTCGGAGAAGGACCTTCTAGAATAGAGGGTGAAAAGGATATTGAACATGAATCCATAGATTATTCATCCAAAGACTTTAGGTTTACAACCAAGGGAAATGTGTTATATGCCATTTTGATGAAGTATCCGGAAAGCAAAAAAGAAATATCCATAACATCACTTTCAAAAAACGAAATTCTTTGGTTTGGTGACATTGGAAATGTCAGCCTTTTAGGGCATAAAGGCAATTTAAAATGGAAAAGAACAGCAAACGGCTTGGTGGTATCCCTTCCTGAAAAAGCACCTTGTGACTATGCATATGTAATTAAAATTTCCTCTTCAAAAAAATCAGGTTAG